GTATTTAGCCATGACACTTGTCAATTGACTAACCTACTACTACTCTCCTATTATGTATTAAATAGATAGATATGACTATCGTAGTAGATTGGACATGATAATAGTATATGCTTTTTTATTACTTATGCTCTTTGGGTTGAATTTCACAACATAAAAAGGTCTCTTTATTAAGAAATAGTACATTAAACATACCCTTCACAATTTTTTTATGAtagattttgatattttttaatagaaaattcaattgagttttgattatgaaaatttaaatttcaaagaaTAACAATTTAATTATCCATTTGTAGAATAATTTGTTAATTAGGTTGTACACAAATACACTATGAATGAAGAAGAGCTCAATAGGTGCAACTAAATATACACCATTCTAAATTTCacatacttatttttttttagattattaATATCTATATAATACAAAGTTCTTAACAACTTAATTCATTTAACGTGTAAACAAATTTGTTATTTATATATTTACATTTGCTATTTGAATTTTCCATAATAAAAAGCTCTATTTATTAAGAAATAGTACATAGAACTTATCTGATATATATTCTTTTatgataaattttgattttttttaacagAACAATCAATTGATTGTTTCATAATGtgcaaattaaaaattgaaataacaaTTTATTTATCCATTTGTAGAATAATTTGATAATTAGGTTATACAcaattttgatatatttttttaatagaacaATCAATTGATTGTTTCATTATgtgcaaattaaaaattaaaataacaatttatTTATCCATTTGTAGAATAATTTGATAATTAGGTTATACACGAATATACTATAGATGAAGAAGAGCTAAATAAAAGCTAGAGTATTAACGTATTTTCTTGAATGaatgttttttatttaaattattgttttctaaaggtttaattattctgttgttccctatagttttgcaaaatttttaattaggacCCTAAACTTTTTTTCGTTtaaattgagtccttgcactaaatttattttttaattgagtccctacacttttttttcttttatttgagtccctgcactaatttttttttagttgggtttctatacaattaagccaattactaccaagagggacctaattgaaaaaaaatttggtacagggacccaattaaaaggaaaaaagtatagggatctaattaaaaatttcgcaaaactataggaccaacagagtaattaaacattTTCTAAATCCTATATTCTCATTCATGGTGAAAGGAATTTTGTTTAATTGAGCTAAAAATATATTGATTAGATATCTACTAAATATTAAGTTAGTATAATTTTacaaatcgaaaaaaaaaaacccaaatagTAAATGAGTATGGTCTAttaatgtataaataggaatctCTCTCAATAGTTGATTttacttttatataaaaaaaatatttacttttacTATGGTGAAATAAATACAAATTTATATTAACCACTCTAAATTGTACATTCTACTTTTTTATTGGGTTATTAATAGCAATACAATAAAAAAAGATTAATCACTTAATTCATTTAACGTGTAAAAAATTGTTAATTatatatgaaatttttttaaaaaaaaataaattaatgtaTGAATCAGTTCTTGCAAATAAAACATTCTATAAGTCATTATATGAAAACTTAATGAAAATTGTTAACGTGATTCATCTTGTATGCAAATGCTTTGGCAGCTAGCAATATCCTAAGTGGTGTTCACGTTGTTTACTTCATATACTATTGTAGTTACATTTTTTAATGATGGAAGATTCTGAGCCTATAAAATTACTTTAAACTAATCATTGTAGAGAAGCAAGTTTGTACTTACTATAAATACAAATTATTATTGCTATTCCCACTTGTTATATATTTTAATCACTCAATCTTGTGCATAACTGTAAATGTAAACAATGTACAAAAAAAATCACAGAACATACCATATGAAATCATATGTATTTTGGATTGCCTTTTTCCAGTGAGCTTGAGTGTCCTTTCCCTCCTATAATTCTTTGTCTCCTCTGTCAAAGACGAAATTTATCTAAAAAGACTATATACAAAGGTCATAGTAAATAAATCATATAACAACATAAGCTCAATCCACCATAAATCTATTTAATATCAGATTATAGAATATATATACTCAAGGAATAGGTTGGAGAATTACTATGGTTAAACATACTCCCATGTTACTTAAGAAATACACAGTCTATTTAGGTTGTTGTATTCATTTCTGGGTTCCTACCTTTATTCTGTGGAATACTCCTCCAATCTTGTGACGATATATTTTTTCCAAGCGGAGAAATGTACTTGGTCAAGCTTTCAGCTATTTTTAAATGTGGCATTATTGGTGTAACATCAACTCTTGTATATTGCTGGTTCTCCTTGCTATGTTGGCCAAGTGTTGTCGTTCTCATTGAATTGAATATTGTGGCTGAAGCTGCATTTTTttgtttgaaaataataattttggtTAGAATGCTTTCCACATATGTCATACTATTGTTGATGTCCTTCTAGCTTAGTTAAAATTGTAGTTACTTAATGCTCCAGAAGTAAGCTCTAGCTGATGATTTTGTTCTCCATTTGTTCCGTCATTTATTATTGCAGATTTGTTTATCCAACTGTGTGCATCTTCTAATAACTCATCCACCTTTCTCTTATTCTTGTAATTTCTCCCTTCTACATCTgcataaatttattttcaaaacatagcattccctaattttttttatataagtatGTGAAACTAATTGAGGTAATTGTCTCTCCTGCTAAATGAAGTAAGGATTTTCTCAAAAGAATGTATTGTAAGCTTCAGACACATATTTAAGGAATGACTCCATGAGGTATATTGCTTATAAGTACATACCTGCAATATTTGGTAGTGAGTTTAGACTGATACTTTGAAGAGGTAGTCCGATTGTGGCTTCATTATCTATGCTCATTGTTGCCATCCATTGTCTCTTCCTCTTTACATTTAGATAGTCTCTTCTTTGTTTCCTTGCCATGGCAGCAgttaggggtgtgcaaaaaaattggtttcactgaactgaattgaaactgaactgaaactgttttaaataaaccagttcttttaaataaaaaactgaacttaaaccatagtttttataaaaaccagtttttatggttcagtttagttttaaaccaaattaaaactggtttatttatactctaaaattagtttttacatactctttctctctctctcccttcactctctctccccttcctctctctctcctctttctcccctcctctctcctttctctctctctttcccctttcttccttctctcccttctctctctccctctctctctctctctctctctctctccttttcctcttcccctcctctctctctctctctcctcttcctctcactctctctccctctcttttttttctcccctctccctcGCTCCCCCTcccttccccttctctctctctctctctctttctctctctctattttccctctctctccccttttgtTTCCCTCGCTCCTCTCCCTCCTCAATCTCTCCCTCCcttttctcttcctctttctctctttttttccctttttaatctttctctctcctatttctctctctccttcccttctttttctctcatcttctctctctttttcttccctcctctctctctttctcctctttcttcctttcatttctctcttttctccctcaaccttctctcactctatatcctacttctctctctctctctctctctccctccccctcttttctccaaaaataagagagagaaggagggagagaaaaaagagaaaaaaagaaaaaagaaggagagataggaaaaagagagagaggaggaggagaagagagagaagggagggggagaaagagcgcaagagagagagagattaagagagagagggagagaaagtaaaagagacagagagaaagagagagggagagagagaggaggggaagagggaaggagagagagggagagagaaatagagaggaagagggataggggagagagagatagatagagaaagggatagagggagaaaaaagagagagaaaaaaaggagagggagagaaagaaggGCAGGGAAGAGAGAGATGAGAggaaaagagagaaagataagaaGAGAGAGGGGGAgtgagagaaaaggaaaagggagagagagaggaagacaaagagaggggaaggggagaaagagggggagagagagagaagaggaagagtgagaggggaaggagagagagaaagggagagaaggagagagagagaaaggagggagagagaggaagagaagaagagaaagagaggaagaggagaagaaaagagaaaaagggagagaagggagatagagggggagaaagagagagagagagggagggagagaTAGATGGTAAGAaagagaatataaaatctaattttatatatattaagagagagagagagagagagagagagaaggagagaagaagagaaagagagagaggagaagtagaggaaaggagaagagggagagagagagagagagaggaagagagataggggagagagaatgagagaaatggatagagagagagaaaagagagagagagagagagaggggagagaaagagagagggagagagagaaagacaaagagaggggaggggagaaagaggggaagggagagagagaaaggagggggagagatggagagaagaagaaagagagagaaagaggggaaggagagagaaggagagaagggAGATAGAGAGAGGAGGGTAACTTCACAGaataattcttaaattttaaatcttagacCCTATACCCTATAccttaaactctaaaccctaaattctaaactcTTAGACCCTTCTAATAATTTTGATGGTTTGTCTTTTAGTCTTGTTCTCTAAAACTTGATTAACCATGTTTTGTTACTCTATAGTTTATATACTTTATTTAATACTTTACTTTTAAATGTagttactttattttattattccTTAACTTTTTTCAAACATTTGGTGTCATTGTTTCATAACCCTAGACATGATTACATATTCTAGTTTGTAATCAaattaattgataaaaaaattattctttttttGGACATAAATTTTTTGACATGCTCATTTcaaccaaattaaaaaattagtcataataaaaaaattattatgttttattaatttataaataaactCGAAATTCTCAGTTTTTATCTTCTAAACATAATTAGTATTATCATATCATTGTTATTATGAAAAATTTCttctaaaaatttaatattttattcacTTTTATTATGTTACTTCAATTATTTTTCCGTACATAGACTGCATATTGCAAAGTGCTTATCTTATAATCAACTATAATGATAACTATCCAACTCTGTTAAATTgcaacataattttttattttgataaattttctGACTTAAAAAAATAGAGTTGATGTAAAAActtttccttaatttacttataagataaataaaaatgaatTATATTTTTTGGACCTCAATTTTTTAACATGGTCATTTCAACAAAATCATCCATGTAACTGGAGACATTTTCAACTCCGATATCATATTAACTATCCATATGTGTACATggcaaaatttgaaattcattatAACTCAATATAGTCTGTGACTTAACTTTGAATTGGATTCAGATTCAATCCTCTCCTAAATCAAGTGTTCATTTATATCTCTGCTTTCGCTATTTTTTGCAACTCAAAGCAAGCTTTAGTATGTCATGTTCTTATATCATAATTTTTCTTCTGGTGGTTAACATATAGATTAGTCATCAGTCAATATATTGGGTATATATAATTAACTAATATATGTATGCTGATTTTTTTTTGGATCTCATAATAAAGTGTGATTATTCGGTCTTTATTGCATGTTTATTTTGCCTCTTGGTCTTACCATCATATATTGTCACATTTGGGTAGTTCAGGTGTTATTAGTTTACCTACATTGTTTTTAGTCAATTATGTTCAAGATAATTGGTTGTTTTAGTCTTAATGTGATAGTTCCTTTGTATAGTTGAAAATATAACATTATCAATGTAAATATAAATAGCAAAACTCAAAATATTCATAATATCACAACATAAGAACACCACACACTACATATTATAATAAAAGAAATATATTCATGCTACATACTTCTCAATACCAAACAGCAACTACTGATCACATAGCAGCAAGTAGTTCATTAACAAAAAGATATTAGGACTAAGCAAAGATAGACTGAACATAACAATAACGATATACCTACGAACATAAATTATAACAACACAACTTAGAAACATCATAAGCATCTGGTCCTTGCTTTAACATCGGTTTCATCAAACCATATAGAGTCCTTCGGAGTGTAGAGTGTAAGATTTGATATTAACATTCTCATCCCAGCTGTGATGCAGTATATGATCCCTTCTAGATATCATGTATTTCAATTTTGAAACCAAGATATCAGTCCTCTTCACATCATTTGAACCACAAAAAGAACTCCGGTACTCTAAGACAGAAATGATATCCTTCCCTAGAAATAGTGTAGGTTGATATGGCATTGCAATACCTGAAACCTTTAACATTCTATGCCACCCTAGCTCATTGTCATCAACACGGCTCAGCTGCCACATTACAACCTGCCTGGTGAAGCCTATGTTTGCATAGGACATGAAGCCTACTCCATTGTTATAATGTGTAAGAGAATGGTAGGTTGACTTTGCATGAGATGGGATCTTTCCTTCACATGTGAACTTTTTCTGCAGGGAGAAAATGACAATGCTACGTGGCTCCATATAGTTAACTCCTTCCCAACCAATCCAATAGACTAATCCCTTATCGACAACCGAGTTGGGACCAAGTTTTTTAACATCGCTGTGAAATGATCCAAAATCTTTTCAAGCAGCATCAAATGAATTGTACAATGTCCATGACATGGACTTGTGGGAAAAATGCCTTTTGTAGACATGTAGAATTCGATACTCAATGGTATCAAACAAATACCCAAAAGCATAGAGAGAGACCGCATGGCAGCAGTGTTTTTTTGCCTCATCCGAGACATAGTTCACATTGCGGGTAAGTGGATTCCAGATGAGCAACATAGAGTTTAAGCCATCTTGGAAAAACCTAATACATAGGTTCCCATTATTAGACCCTATCATTGAGTAAAACCCAAAATGGTTTATATTGACAGGTAAATTAAGCTGAACCTGCTTTCCATTTTGTGGATTTGTCCTCAAAAGCCATTGGGAGTTGTCATTAGTTGGAGGGTATCCAACACCAATGATAAGTGTGGTGCTCCTGTTCTTATTTTCTTGGTAGTTCATCTTCACAAACAATGTTGTAGAGAGCTTGTACCTCCATGCTTTATTAAGAGTTCTACACCTTCCAGCCGTTTTTGGGTCGGTCTTTACCAAGATCTTCCACAACAGGTCGTCATTGAGGTATGGAAGGGGCACTCTCCTTGGTGGTATATCACTCATTCTTTTGATTAAGGACCAGAATTTTGTAGATAATAATTTGGATATAGTATAAGCTTTCTTCTTGTTGCTTGTTTCCATATTTACAGCAAGTTTATATATACATCCATTGTCAAGCGCTTTGTATATGATACCATTTTTTAAATAGTTGAATCTTAATGATGGGATTGTGATCCAAAGGATGGAAACAAtggtcatttaaaaaaaaatcataaacccTGTATGATTCCTAATGTAACGGGCTAAAAGAAAATATCTCTACATAGGGCAGAGTAAAAGCTATATTACCTTGCTTGTTTTTATGATTTGTACGATATTTACATATTTTCTGGTAatataattttttcatttttttatgtttggtttAAAGATATCACTCCAAAGCAAATAAATACCTGATATTGAAAAAATAAGTATAAAAAAGAATGTGTGTTTGATAATATCCAAACTTTATCTGGGTAATATCAGTCTTTCACTCTTTTTCTTAAATTTGACCTTTACCTTATTATGTTACACTTAATCACTGCATTTTCAGGTTCAGATACCAATAAGATTTGATTTGTATCCCCTTTAGTTTCATGCTAAAGCAAATGTCTTTATCCCCAAAAATATGAAAGTAACTATTATCAATCTTTCCAATTACACTTATGATAGCTAGCCTATCTATCACTTATTTAACTTTCTTTGATCCTAAGTAGTGAAACCTTTTCATGCTATACTAATTTTTTATTCATCTATCAGTTAATATCTATTGGTCTAATATTTTATTTCCTTTAATTACAACATGTC
The DNA window shown above is from Arachis ipaensis cultivar K30076 chromosome B08, Araip1.1, whole genome shotgun sequence and carries:
- the LOC107611251 gene encoding uncharacterized protein LOC107611251 — encoded protein: MSDIPPRRVPLPYLNDDLLWKILVKTDPKTAGRCRTLNKAWRYKLSTTLFVKMNYQENKNRSTTLIIGVGYPPTNDNSQWLLRTNPQNGKQVQLNLPVNINHFGFYSMIGSNNGNLCIRFFQDGLNSMLLIWNPLTRNVNYVSDEAKKHCCHAVSLYAFGYLFDTIEYRILHVYKRHFSHKSMSWTLYNSFDAA